A window from Streptomyces sp. NBC_00335 encodes these proteins:
- a CDS encoding DsbA family oxidoreductase, which translates to MRVEIWSDIACPWCYIGKARFTKGLAGFAHRDEVEVVYRSFELDPNGPKGQVAPVVEMLAKKYGRTLDEARGMEEHVAASARAEGLTYRTEGRDHGNTFDIHRLLHLAADRGRQEELLDLAYRANFGEERSVFEPEVLVALAVEAGLDEGEARAVLADESAYAAEVRADEREASELGANAVPFFVLDRRLGISGGQPAEVFTQALEQAWAGREVLVPAAPEGEACEPDGACAVPQP; encoded by the coding sequence ATGCGCGTCGAGATCTGGAGCGACATCGCCTGCCCGTGGTGCTACATCGGCAAGGCCCGTTTCACCAAGGGGCTGGCCGGGTTCGCCCACCGCGACGAGGTCGAGGTCGTCTACCGCTCCTTCGAGCTCGACCCGAACGGCCCCAAGGGCCAGGTGGCGCCCGTCGTGGAGATGCTGGCCAAGAAGTACGGCCGCACCCTCGACGAGGCCCGCGGCATGGAGGAGCACGTCGCCGCGAGCGCCCGCGCCGAGGGGCTGACGTACCGCACCGAGGGCCGTGACCACGGCAACACCTTCGACATCCACCGCCTGCTGCACCTGGCCGCCGACCGCGGGCGTCAGGAGGAGCTGCTCGACCTCGCCTACCGCGCCAACTTCGGCGAGGAGCGTTCCGTCTTCGAACCCGAGGTTCTGGTGGCCCTCGCGGTCGAGGCCGGGCTGGACGAGGGGGAGGCCCGCGCGGTGCTGGCCGACGAGTCCGCCTACGCCGCCGAGGTGCGGGCCGACGAGCGCGAAGCGTCCGAGCTGGGCGCGAACGCCGTACCGTTCTTCGTGCTCGACCGCCGCCTCGGGATCTCCGGGGGCCAGCCCGCCGAGGTCTTCACGCAGGCACTGGAGCAGGCCTGGGCCGGCCGCGAGGTCCTCGTGCCCGCCGCA